One genomic segment of Belonocnema kinseyi isolate 2016_QV_RU_SX_M_011 chromosome 2, B_treatae_v1, whole genome shotgun sequence includes these proteins:
- the LOC117168178 gene encoding uncharacterized protein LOC117168178 yields the protein MGITTVTSFLALAIFAHSYEFAVPMPRPARPTNMAVAPPGSGLRTDTLYHTTRSVPRNIFYKINGHFKPIGVDIGVAAFDDIIFGVVADGKICPIYMFKNSYQGVILEETEKGGFNYYPITEEQQRALNVYKPIKFEDMSHSAQFAHILKEAEDFENEKQHSLKKAETVRNHHKQLMEEAEKLRKRHEQLFREAEQLRKENERLFEEAENLRNKRRRTE from the coding sequence aatttgCGGTGCCGATGCCAAGGCCTGCAAGACCCACAAATATGGCAGTCGCGCCGCCCGGCTCCGGTCTCCGTACTGACACCTTGTATCATACTACACGATCAGtacctcgaaacattttttacaaaataaatggtCACTTCAAGCCAATAGGCGTTGATATAGGTGTAGCAGCTTTTGATGATATCATCTTTGGAGTAGTCGCTGATGGTAAAATCTGTCCAATATACATGTTTAAGAATAGTTACCAAGGGGTAATATTAGAAGAAACTGAAAAGGGTGGCTTCAATTACTATCCAATTACCGAAGAACAACAACGAGCATTGAATGTGTACAAACCTATCAAATTTGAAGATATGAGTCATTCTGCACAATTTGCACATATACTTAAGGAAGCCGAAGACTTCGAAAACGAAAAGCAACACTCTCTAAAGAAAGCCGAAACAGTGAGAAACCATCACAAACAGCTGATGGAGGAAGCCGAAAAATTGAGAAAACGTCACGAACAGTTGTTTCGGGAAGCCGAGCAACTAAGAAAAGAAAACGAACGCTTGTTTGAGGAAGCCGAAAACTTGAGGAATAAACGCAGGCGAACAGAGTAa